The following is a genomic window from Polaribacter atrinae.
AACTATTTAGACTACGATTCTGACAATGATGGAATTTATGATTCTACAGAAGCTAGTCATGGTTTAGATACTGATTTTAATGGAACTATAGATACTTTTATAGACATCAACAAAAACGGATTAGAAGATTCACTAGAAAATGACACCACAGTACAAACCATTTCTTTAAAATATACAATTGCAGATACCGATGCAGATGCAATTTTCAATTTTATTGAATTAGATTCGGATGCTGATGGTTGTAATGATGTTATAGAAGCAGGTTTTACCGATAACAATAACGATGGAATTCTTTTTGCCAATTCCTTTTCTGTTGATGAAAACGGAAAAGTAAAAAACCCTAATGACGGCTATACAACTCCAAATTCTAACTATACAACCTCAGCACCTATTGTTGTAACAACATTTACAGATGTTACCTTTTGTGAAAACCTTACAGACATAATTACAATAGATTCTAATGCAGATAGTTTTCAGTGGGAATTTTCTACAGACGGAACAAATTGGCTAATTATAAATGAAGATGATACCACAGATTTATACCAAGGAAGTACAAGTGCATCCTTACAAATTACAAACACTCCTTTTACTTACGATAGTTATCAATACAGAGTAGCTTTAAACAGAACAGGAAACTCTTGTGGTTTTACTTCTGATGCAATTACTTTAACAGTAAATCCTAAACCAGTTATTGAAAATAATCCTGCAGCATTATTTCAATGTGATACGGATTCTGACCTTCAAACAACCTTTAACCTTACTGAATCAGAAATTAGCATTACTAACGAAACAGATGTAAATTTTGAATATTATGCCACTGAATTAGATGCTATAAATGGTACACCACAAGTAGCGGATAAAACAAGCTATTCTGTAAACACCAATGGAGAGGCTTGGGTAAAAACAATTTCTAACACAACAGCGTGTTACAGTATTTCTAAAATTAATTTAACAGTTAGTTATGCACCCAATGAAACTTTTAATGACACCCTTTATCAATGTGATGACTTACTAGATCTAGATGGAAATAATACAACTAACAACGATGATAAAGACGGAATTACCTCTTTTGATTTAAGTAATATCTCTGATAAAATTAGTACGGATAGCGATATAAAAATTGAATTTTATGAAACGGATGATGATAGAACAAGATCTTTAAATGAAATTACAGAAACACAAGACTTAGCAAGTTATAGAAACAAAAACTATCCCTTTACAACTGGTAACCCAGTAACAATTTTTTATAAACTAATCAGTATTACAAATAACAATTGTCAAGGAATTGGAGAGTTTTATTTAGAGGTAAATAAGATTCCAGAATTTACCGTTGATGGAGAAGCCCCTAGTGATCCTATAATTATATGTGCAGAAAATATTCCTTATACATTAAATGTGTATACTTCTAATAGTTCATACAATTACCAATGGACAAACGAAAAAGGTGATAATTTAGGAACTACACAAAATATAAATATTAGTGATGCTGGCGTATACACAGTTACATCATCCACTAACAGTTGCTCACGCTCTAGAACTATCACAGTTTATAAATCAGATTTCGAGAATTTAGAAGAAAGTTTTGTTACCATTACAGATGACCTCTCTGTTATAAATTCTAACTTAAATATCCGAATAGATATTCCTACAAATCCATTAATTAACGAAGTCTTTCAGTATGCCTTAGAAGATGAAGACGGAATGACAATTCGCTCTTTTCAAGACAGTAATGTTTTTGAAGATATAGAAGGCGGAATCTATAAAATTATTGTAGAAAGTAAAAATGGATGTGGTACATCAGAACTACTTGTTTCTGTTATTCAATTCCCAAAATTCTTTACACCAAATGGCGATAGAAAGAATGATTCTTGGGGGATAAAAGGAGTTAGCAATACTTTATATCAATCAAATAGTAGCATTAACATCTTTAACAGATATGGTAAATTAGTAGCACAAACAACCATAGATGGAGATGGTTGGGACGGAACCTATAATGGCAAACTTCTACCTTCAGACGATTATTGGTATTCGATACAACTAATACCAGTAAACACAGATCAAAAACCTATTCTTAAAAAAGGTCATTTTTCTTTGATAAGAAAGTAAATCCTAATTTTAAAAAAGTAGTCGTCAAAAAAAGTATTAATTAATAACATGAAACTTAATTCAGTATCTCAGCAAGCTAAAATTAGAATATCATTTTGAGTTTCAATTAAAATCAGAATTACAAAAAAACACGATTTAAACAACCTCTTTTTTTTTATCATTTTAATCAAAAGAATATTTCTTAAATTAGCATAAATTAAGAAATAAATTTCGATGGATATCAACTTCAATAAAAACGAAGATTACAATAAATTGTTAGCATCAGATCTTATAAGAAGATTTGCCAAAATTAAATTAGGTGGTGGTCAAAAAAGAATTGACAAACTGCATGAAAAAGGTAAAATGACTGCAAGAGAAAGAGTCGATTATCTTCTTGACAGCAATTCTAAATCTATAGAAATTGGTGCTTTTGCAGGTGAGGATATGTATGCAGAACATGGCGGTTGCCCTTCTGGTGGCGTTGTTGTAAAAATGGGGTACGTTAAAGGAAAACAATGTATTGTTGTTGCCAACGATGCTACTGTAAAAGCTGGTGCTTGGTTTCCTATTACAGGAAAAAAGAATTTACGTGCTCAAGAAATATCCATAGAAAATAGATTACCAATTATTTACTTAGTAGATTCTGCCGGTGTTTATCTGCCTTTACAAGATGAAATTTTCCCTGATAAAGAACATTTTGGTCGTATTTTTAGAAATAACGCCATTATGAGTAGTATGGGAATTACGCAAATTTCTGCAGTTATGGGAAGCTGTGTTGCTGGTGGTGCTTACTTACCAATTATGAGTGATGAAGCTTTAATAGTAGATAAAACTGCAAGTATTTTTCTTGCCGGAAGTTATCTTGTTAAAGCCGCTATTGGAGAATCTATAGACAATGAAACTTTAGGAGGCGCAACTACGCATTGCGAAATTTCTGGAGTTACAGATTACAAAGCAAAAGACGATAAGGACGCCTTAGATAAAATAAAATTTATTATTGATAAAATTGGTGATTATGACAAGGCAGGTTTTAGTAAAACCGAAGCTTTTCCGCCAAAAGAAAATGAAGATGATATTTTCGGAATCCTTCCGAAAGAAAGAAATGCTCAATATGATATGTTAGAAATCATAAAGCGTTTGGTAGATAATTCAGAATTTGAACAATACAAAGAAGGTTACGGAAAAACGATATTAACCGGTTATGCTCGTGTTGATGGTTGGGCAGTTGGTATTGTTGCCAATCAGCGTAAGTTAGTAAAAACTCAAAAAGGAGAAATGCAATTTGGAGGTGTTATCTATAACGATTCTGCAGATAAAGCTACCCGTTTTATTGCCAATTGTAATCAGAAAAAAATACCTTTAGTTTTCTTACAAGATGTTACTGGTTTTATGGTAGGTTCTAAATCTGAACATGGCGGAATTATAAAAGATGGCGCTAAAATGGTGAATGCTGTCAGTAATTCTGTAGTACCAAAATTTACTATTGTGATTGGAAATTCTTATGGAGCAGGTAATTACGCCATGTGTGGTAAAGCATACGATCCTAGATTAATTGTTGCGTGGCCAAGTGCAGAACTAGCAGTAATGAGCGGTAATTCTGCTGCAAAAGTATTGCTACAAATAGAAACAGCTTCACTAAAAAAACGTGGAGAAGAAATAACGCCAGAAAAAGAAGCGGAGTTATTTGACAAAATAAAATCTAGATATGACAAGCAAATTTCGCCATATTACGCAGCTGCAAGAATATGGACAGACGCTGTAATAAATCCGTTAAGAACTAGAGATTGGATTTCTATGGGAATTGAGGCTGCAAACCACGCTCCTATTACAAAACAATTTAATATGGGTGTTTTACAAGTTTAAATATCTGTCAACATTTTGTAAATAATATCTAAACAGAGATTATTTTTCACATAAAATCAACCTCCAAAAGTGACTATTATCATAAATAATAATCTCTGTAAAATATATTTTTGCAAATACAATTAACAAAAAAAATGAGTAAAGCTATATATATTGCCGCAATTGAATCCGACAGTGGTAAATCTTTGGTATCATTAGGTCTTTTAAGAATGATGTTAACCAAATCATCTAAAGTAGGATATTTTAGGCCTATTATCAACGAAGTAAAAGGCAGTAAATTTGATGATCATACCAATACTGCTATTAATTTTTTCAATTTAGATATCGAATACGATGACTGTTATGCATACAAACAAAACGAGGTTGTAGAACTGTTAAGTGAAGGAAAAGCAGATGATGTAATTCACAATGTTATTAAAAAATACAAAAAACTAGAAGCCAAATACGATTATGTTTTGGTAGAAGGTACAGATTATTCTGGTGAAGGTGGCTTTACAGAATTAGACGTCAATTTAATGATTGCCAAGAATTTAGGAATCCCTGCTTTAATTGTAGGATCTGGAAATGGTAAGAAAAAGAAAGACTTTGTAAATACCATGCAACTTACATACAAATCTTTTATCAGAAAAGAAGTAGATGTTATTGGTATTATAGCTAATAAAATTGAGGTTGATGAAGTAGACTATATTCAAAAAGAATTAGGAAAAAGCTTTCCAGAAAATTTACAAATAAATGTAATCCCTAAAATAGACTTTTTAGCATATCCAACTGTGAGAGAAGTTTTACAAGCTTTAGAAGGTAAAGTTTTATTTGGAGAACAATTTTTAGACAATGCTATTGGAAGTTATAGTACTGGTGCTATGCAGCTCCGTAACTATTTAACAAGAATTAGAGAAAATGCATTAGTGGTTACACCTGGTGATAGAGCAGATATTATTTTGGGAGCTTTACAAGCAAATGCTTCTACCAACTACCCAAAAATTGCAGGTATAGTACTTACAGGATCCTTGCTTCCTGAAGAATCAATTACAAAATTAATTGAAGGAGTACAATCTACAGTCCCAATTATTTCTGTGGAAGGAGGAACATTTGGAATATCTAATAAAATTGGCGCAGTAAAATCTAAAATTTACGCAAGCCACAACAAAAAAATATTACTATCTCTAGATACTTTTGATACTTATGTAAACGCAGAAGGGCTAACAAACACACTTACCTCTTACAATTCGGTAAAGCTAACACCAAGTATGTTTCAATACAACCTTTTACAAAAAGCAAGAGCTTATAAAAAACATATTGTTTTACCAGAAGGCGATGATGAAAGAATAATTACTGCTGCCGCTCGTTTACAATTATTAGACATTGTAGATTTAACTTTATTAGGAGATAGAAATACAATACAGTTAAAATGTGATCAAATTGGTTTGCAAATAGATTTAGATAAATTAAACATTCTAAATCCAGAAGAATCCGTTCATAATGATGCTTTTGTAAAAACATTGTGCGAAGCTCGTAAACATAAAGGGATGACAGAAACAATAGCTAAAGATTTAGTTAGTGATGTTTCTTACTACGGAACCCTAATGATTATGAATGGCTTAGCAGACGGAATGGTGTCTGGTGCTGTTCATACAACAATGCATACCATAAAACCATCGCTACAATTAATTAAAACAAAACCAGGAGTTTCGGTAGTTTCTTCTGTATTTTTTATGTGTTTATCAGACAGAGTTTCTGTAATGGGAGATTGTGCTGTA
Proteins encoded in this region:
- a CDS encoding acyl-CoA carboxylase subunit beta; the encoded protein is MDINFNKNEDYNKLLASDLIRRFAKIKLGGGQKRIDKLHEKGKMTARERVDYLLDSNSKSIEIGAFAGEDMYAEHGGCPSGGVVVKMGYVKGKQCIVVANDATVKAGAWFPITGKKNLRAQEISIENRLPIIYLVDSAGVYLPLQDEIFPDKEHFGRIFRNNAIMSSMGITQISAVMGSCVAGGAYLPIMSDEALIVDKTASIFLAGSYLVKAAIGESIDNETLGGATTHCEISGVTDYKAKDDKDALDKIKFIIDKIGDYDKAGFSKTEAFPPKENEDDIFGILPKERNAQYDMLEIIKRLVDNSEFEQYKEGYGKTILTGYARVDGWAVGIVANQRKLVKTQKGEMQFGGVIYNDSADKATRFIANCNQKKIPLVFLQDVTGFMVGSKSEHGGIIKDGAKMVNAVSNSVVPKFTIVIGNSYGAGNYAMCGKAYDPRLIVAWPSAELAVMSGNSAAKVLLQIETASLKKRGEEITPEKEAELFDKIKSRYDKQISPYYAAARIWTDAVINPLRTRDWISMGIEAANHAPITKQFNMGVLQV
- the pta gene encoding phosphate acetyltransferase — its product is MSKAIYIAAIESDSGKSLVSLGLLRMMLTKSSKVGYFRPIINEVKGSKFDDHTNTAINFFNLDIEYDDCYAYKQNEVVELLSEGKADDVIHNVIKKYKKLEAKYDYVLVEGTDYSGEGGFTELDVNLMIAKNLGIPALIVGSGNGKKKKDFVNTMQLTYKSFIRKEVDVIGIIANKIEVDEVDYIQKELGKSFPENLQINVIPKIDFLAYPTVREVLQALEGKVLFGEQFLDNAIGSYSTGAMQLRNYLTRIRENALVVTPGDRADIILGALQANASTNYPKIAGIVLTGSLLPEESITKLIEGVQSTVPIISVEGGTFGISNKIGAVKSKIYASHNKKILLSLDTFDTYVNAEGLTNTLTSYNSVKLTPSMFQYNLLQKARAYKKHIVLPEGDDERIITAAARLQLLDIVDLTLLGDRNTIQLKCDQIGLQIDLDKLNILNPEESVHNDAFVKTLCEARKHKGMTETIAKDLVSDVSYYGTLMIMNGLADGMVSGAVHTTMHTIKPSLQLIKTKPGVSVVSSVFFMCLSDRVSVMGDCAVNPNPNAEQLAEIAISSAQSAEAFGIEAKIAMLSYSSGSSGKGEEVEKVRKATEIVRKLHPELKIEGPIQYDAAVDMSVAKTKMPDSEVAGQASVLIFPDLNTGNNTYKAIQRETGALAIGPMLQGLNKPVNDLSRGCTVEDIFNTVLLTAIQAHQG